Proteins from one Clostridium cellulovorans 743B genomic window:
- a CDS encoding phosphotransferase enzyme family protein: protein MDNLFPVEVSVVSSNELCDYITQEYFPNELIKCRLFYRGVHDIYKVIVGNKEFYFKVYRQGIRTMEEIQTEINLLNKLKVSGIEVAFPVGNCDGKSILQFNTVNGTRYGVLYTAVGIDEFDSIEETSKLNEKLGSYIASIHNAWDKCDPEICKRNLDQHLFIDNSMEAIRQFSNVHNFDIDFLEDVAKNLKKKLAALTTERPQYGICHGDIYSGNIRLDANNNPILFDFDFCGNGWRAYDISMYAFPFSMGSDVSTLKKREQRKIEFLNGYNKVRAMNESEVNSIAIFIPFRRIFNIGTLYISFLQNTWGDCAVIRNVDEDIIMLKKWLELNPIF, encoded by the coding sequence ATGGATAATTTATTTCCAGTGGAAGTATCTGTAGTATCATCAAATGAACTTTGTGATTATATTACACAAGAATATTTTCCTAATGAATTAATAAAATGTCGATTATTTTATAGAGGTGTCCATGACATATATAAGGTTATTGTAGGAAATAAAGAGTTTTACTTTAAAGTGTACCGTCAAGGAATAAGAACCATGGAAGAAATTCAAACAGAAATTAATTTACTTAATAAACTTAAAGTATCAGGTATTGAAGTTGCATTTCCTGTTGGTAATTGTGATGGAAAGTCCATTTTACAGTTTAATACTGTAAATGGGACAAGATATGGCGTATTATATACGGCTGTTGGAATAGATGAGTTTGACAGCATAGAAGAAACTTCTAAATTAAACGAGAAGCTAGGCAGTTATATTGCTTCAATTCATAATGCTTGGGATAAATGTGATCCTGAAATTTGTAAGAGGAATTTAGATCAGCATTTATTTATAGATAATTCTATGGAGGCTATAAGACAATTTTCTAATGTTCATAATTTTGACATAGATTTTTTAGAGGACGTTGCAAAAAACTTAAAAAAGAAATTAGCAGCTTTAACTACTGAAAGACCACAATATGGTATATGCCACGGCGACATCTATAGTGGAAATATACGGCTTGATGCAAATAACAATCCTATCTTGTTTGACTTTGATTTCTGTGGTAATGGATGGAGGGCATATGATATATCAATGTATGCTTTCCCTTTTAGCATGGGGAGTGATGTATCAACGTTAAAAAAGAGAGAGCAACGTAAGATTGAATTTTTAAATGGATATAACAAGGTTAGAGCAATGAATGAAAGTGAAGTAAATTCTATTGCCATTTTTATTCCCTTTAGAAGAATTTTTAATATTGGGACTTTATATATTTCTTTTCTTCAAAATACATGGGGAGATTGTGCAGTCATAAGAAATGTTGATGAAGATATAATTATGCTTAAAAAGTGGCTGGAATTAAACCCCATATTCTAG
- a CDS encoding CD3324 family protein, producing the protein MGYVKAETILPNNLIKELQKYIQGEYVYIPAQSDTRKKWGEKSGNRTYIQIGIKILSENI; encoded by the coding sequence ATGGGATATGTAAAAGCTGAAACAATTTTACCTAATAACTTAATTAAAGAACTTCAAAAATATATTCAAGGAGAATATGTTTATATACCTGCTCAATCAGATACCCGAAAAAAGTGGGGAGAAAAATCAGGTAATCGAACCTATATACAAATAGGAATAAAGATATTATCAGAAAATATTTAA
- a CDS encoding CPBP family intramembrane glutamic endopeptidase, translated as MYLSTGLFEEVLCRGVILTVMLRKWGNSKVGIYLSVITSSLIFGTAHIANFLSNRSLLLATVTQITFAFFIGVFFATCFLRNKTI; from the coding sequence TTGTATCTATCTACAGGATTATTTGAAGAAGTTTTGTGCCGTGGTGTAATCCTAACTGTAATGTTACGTAAATGGGGAAATTCAAAAGTAGGCATTTATTTATCGGTTATAACTTCCAGTCTAATATTTGGTACAGCTCACATAGCGAACTTTTTATCAAATCGTTCTTTATTGCTTGCAACTGTTACACAAATAACCTTTGCATTTTTCATTGGCGTGTTTTTTGCAACATGCTTCTTAAGGAATAAAACCATATAG
- a CDS encoding GNAT family N-acetyltransferase, translating to MRSIELIAPKEEFQEQILQYKKEFEVNGDSMDGTNFLQGYSDLAEWFSLVRDNSKEETVREGLVPADTYLAIRVADQKLLGMINIRHRLNDYLFQVGGHIVYSVRKSERRKGYAKDMLRLSLERCRELNISKVLVTCDKENIASARTIMANNGVLENEVPEEDRITQRYWITL from the coding sequence ATGAGATCGATAGAACTTATTGCTCCTAAAGAAGAATTTCAAGAACAAATATTGCAGTATAAAAAGGAGTTTGAGGTAAATGGAGATAGTATGGATGGAACTAACTTTTTACAAGGCTATTCTGATTTAGCAGAATGGTTTTCTTTGGTTAGAGACAATTCAAAAGAAGAAACTGTAAGAGAAGGACTAGTACCTGCAGATACATATCTAGCTATAAGAGTAGCTGACCAAAAACTTTTAGGAATGATAAATATACGTCACCGTTTAAACGACTATCTATTTCAAGTGGGTGGACACATTGTCTATAGTGTTAGAAAGTCAGAGAGAAGAAAAGGTTATGCAAAAGATATGCTACGGTTATCATTAGAAAGATGCAGAGAGTTAAACATAAGTAAGGTTTTGGTTACCTGTGATAAAGAAAATATTGCTTCAGCTAGAACCATCATGGCAAACAATGGTGTATTAGAAAATGAAGTGCCAGAAGAAGATAGGATTACCCAAAGATACTGGATTACTCTTTGA
- a CDS encoding 2'-5' RNA ligase family protein — translation MLKRCIMIFPKFENGQVIDKIREKYDPLVTHVRPHITLVFPFDSNIKTNELKNHISLVLSEVETFEVILKGITPVSSFGKYLFLNIEKGTEEIIQLHKKLYTGILEEHFPEWLKGNNFLPHMTVGSFQKEEEFQMAAEETKAVVDAFRTIVTAVSVEIIDENEDSIIELEIPLKAI, via the coding sequence ATGTTAAAAAGATGTATTATGATTTTTCCAAAGTTTGAAAATGGGCAGGTAATAGATAAAATTAGAGAAAAGTATGATCCCCTTGTAACCCATGTAAGACCACATATAACTTTAGTTTTTCCTTTTGATAGTAATATAAAAACAAATGAACTTAAGAATCACATTTCATTAGTTCTATCTGAGGTTGAAACCTTTGAGGTTATTCTTAAAGGAATTACACCAGTGAGTTCTTTTGGAAAGTATTTGTTTCTAAATATAGAAAAGGGAACAGAAGAGATTATCCAATTACATAAGAAATTGTATACTGGGATTTTAGAAGAGCATTTTCCAGAGTGGTTAAAGGGAAATAACTTCTTACCACATATGACTGTAGGAAGTTTTCAAAAGGAAGAAGAGTTTCAAATGGCAGCAGAGGAGACTAAAGCTGTGGTTGATGCTTTTAGAACCATTGTAACTGCCGTTAGTGTAGAAATTATTGATGAAAATGAAGATTCAATTATAGAATTGGAGATTCCGTTAAAAGCTATATAA
- a CDS encoding class I SAM-dependent methyltransferase has translation MKNQEKFDMTKSRFENLFEEKLSYERQTRDDDHLSKIINALKFQNSDKLMDLGTGTGYIAFTLAKENPNLQIVGLDIVTNALKANTEKAVKEQLDNITFVEYNGMNIPFQDNTFDCIVTRYAMHHFTEIEKSFKEIYRVLKPGGQLFISDPTPNERDENRFVDDFMKLSKDDGHIQFYKKEELETMASTAGFKIDDYFMTEIRFPSSSRTEGYRKIEHELPISIKESYDIEIINEEVYITEKVLNISFLKPLA, from the coding sequence ATGAAAAATCAAGAAAAGTTTGATATGACAAAGAGCAGATTTGAAAATCTATTTGAAGAAAAGCTTTCCTACGAAAGACAAACTCGAGATGATGATCATTTATCAAAAATAATCAATGCTTTGAAATTTCAAAATAGCGATAAACTCATGGATTTAGGTACTGGAACAGGCTATATCGCATTTACTTTAGCTAAAGAAAATCCTAACTTGCAAATAGTTGGGCTAGATATTGTAACAAATGCATTAAAAGCTAATACTGAAAAAGCAGTTAAAGAGCAGCTAGACAACATAACTTTTGTTGAATATAACGGTATGAATATTCCTTTCCAAGACAATACCTTTGATTGTATCGTTACACGTTATGCTATGCACCACTTCACAGAAATTGAAAAGAGCTTTAAAGAAATTTATCGTGTGTTGAAGCCTGGTGGTCAACTCTTTATCTCTGACCCAACTCCAAATGAACGCGATGAAAATAGATTCGTAGATGATTTTATGAAATTATCTAAAGATGATGGCCATATTCAATTTTATAAAAAAGAGGAACTTGAGACAATGGCTTCTACTGCAGGATTCAAAATAGATGATTATTTTATGACAGAAATCCGATTTCCCAGTAGTTCCAGGACAGAAGGTTACAGAAAAATAGAACATGAATTACCAATCTCTATCAAGGAAAGCTACGATATTGAGATTATTAATGAAGAAGTTTATATCACAGAAAAGGTGTTGAATATTTCATTTTTAAAACCCTTGGCCTAA
- a CDS encoding GNAT family N-acetyltransferase, with translation MLFKNIETERLLLRNIDIEDRDFIFSMFSDDTVNRYLFDADPLTKIKEADEIIEFYMKPEPRLQHRWIIIRKSDGVKMGTCGFHFWQKDSNKVEISCDLKEEFETNGYMQEAFKEIISFAKTDMLIKEITASIYVANERAIKLIESLGFVLSDSRYEVFRKNKYLHKIYSLNLEVS, from the coding sequence ATGTTATTTAAAAATATCGAAACAGAAAGATTACTACTAAGAAATATAGACATTGAAGACAGGGATTTTATATTTAGTATGTTCTCAGATGATACAGTTAATAGATATCTCTTTGATGCAGATCCATTAACTAAGATTAAAGAGGCTGATGAAATAATTGAGTTCTACATGAAACCAGAACCCCGCCTTCAACATCGTTGGATTATTATTAGAAAGTCTGATGGTGTTAAAATGGGGACCTGCGGATTTCATTTTTGGCAGAAAGACTCTAATAAAGTTGAAATTAGTTGTGACTTAAAGGAAGAGTTTGAGACAAATGGTTATATGCAAGAAGCTTTTAAGGAAATTATTTCATTCGCAAAAACTGATATGCTAATAAAAGAAATAACTGCATCTATATATGTTGCTAATGAAAGAGCAATAAAACTTATAGAGTCTTTAGGATTTGTTTTGTCAGATTCCCGTTATGAAGTGTTCCGAAAAAATAAATACCTACACAAAATATATTCCCTTAACCTAGAAGTTAGTTAA
- a CDS encoding isocitrate lyase/PEP mutase family protein translates to MSKDSILKKLLNSKNTLIMPDAFDPISAKIIEYAGFSAIQCSGYSYSISKGYKSEEDIDLNTNLKLTKEIVDSVNIPVMADGEDGYGEGDEFENTIRKFIDIGVSGINIEDQVHNLVNSPLKIIDEYSMLAKIKAANKTKNSLGKNDFILNARTDALRSMDNRKEAQKLAIERANSYLEAGADLCFITYTQTLEEVKLFSKEINGPISIAAGLPYNIQEFSINDCINLGIARVSLPTFMILNSIDSMVKTLIDVKNTGSFDGTIRDNTLLSDGAILNNIIYNKF, encoded by the coding sequence ATGAGCAAAGATAGCATTTTAAAAAAATTATTAAATTCTAAAAATACCCTTATCATGCCTGATGCATTTGACCCTATATCTGCAAAAATTATTGAGTATGCTGGCTTTTCTGCTATTCAATGTTCAGGCTATAGTTACTCTATTTCAAAAGGGTATAAAAGTGAAGAGGATATTGATTTAAATACAAACTTAAAACTAACAAAAGAAATTGTTGACTCTGTCAACATTCCTGTTATGGCTGACGGCGAAGATGGTTATGGTGAAGGCGATGAATTTGAAAATACCATTAGAAAGTTTATTGATATCGGTGTATCTGGAATAAATATTGAAGACCAAGTCCATAACCTTGTTAATAGTCCATTAAAAATTATTGATGAATATAGCATGTTAGCAAAGATAAAAGCTGCAAATAAAACTAAAAATTCTTTAGGTAAAAATGATTTTATATTAAATGCACGGACTGATGCATTGAGGTCTATGGATAATAGAAAGGAAGCACAGAAATTAGCAATAGAAAGAGCTAACAGTTATTTAGAAGCTGGTGCTGACCTTTGTTTTATAACCTACACGCAAACACTGGAAGAAGTTAAATTATTCTCAAAAGAAATCAATGGTCCTATTAGTATAGCTGCAGGTCTTCCATACAATATACAAGAATTTTCAATAAATGATTGTATCAATCTAGGAATTGCTAGAGTAAGCCTTCCTACCTTTATGATTTTAAATTCAATTGATTCTATGGTTAAGACTTTAATAGATGTAAAGAATACAGGAAGCTTTGATGGAACAATTAGAGATAACACTTTGTTATCAGATGGAGCTATCCTGAATAACATTATCTATAATAAATTTTAA
- a CDS encoding GNAT family N-acetyltransferase: MLRLRPYKLSDYKYILNWINDEIVFAQWCANKFTYPLTKEQMTNYYHNCEKRDDAWMMTALNEDGVPIGHLLMRSANYENETIHLSFVIVDSSIRGQGYGKEMISLVIKYAFDILKVKKVTLGVFDNNPSAHACYKSVGFIDENYHLSAFFYKNQKWGVHDMAICK; this comes from the coding sequence ATGCTTCGATTAAGACCGTACAAATTAAGTGATTATAAATATATTTTAAATTGGATTAATGATGAGATTGTCTTCGCCCAGTGGTGCGCAAACAAGTTCACATATCCATTAACCAAAGAACAAATGACTAATTATTATCATAACTGCGAAAAGCGTGATGATGCTTGGATGATGACTGCTCTAAATGAAGACGGGGTACCTATTGGTCATCTTCTAATGCGGTCAGCAAATTACGAAAATGAAACCATTCATTTAAGTTTTGTTATTGTAGATTCTAGCATACGTGGACAAGGTTATGGAAAAGAGATGATATCTTTAGTAATAAAATATGCTTTTGATATATTAAAAGTAAAAAAAGTTACTTTAGGAGTATTTGATAACAACCCTTCTGCTCATGCTTGTTACAAATCAGTAGGTTTCATAGATGAAAACTATCACCTATCTGCTTTTTTCTATAAAAATCAAAAATGGGGAGTTCATGATATGGCAATATGCAAATAA
- a CDS encoding HAD family hydrolase has product MIFFDLDGTLIDHKQAEILGVHGFLHEYKEYFNFKEDLFYEHWCKISNKHFARFLNRDISFLQQQIERIKDVFILSGIKLSDNEAAKKFKVYLELYEENLMPYDDVLPCLNSLKDKRLGIISNGALKQQLLKLSKIGNEICFDPIIVAEEVGVAKPNIDIFRIACIKANVQAKDCIYVGDDFKTDILSCSTADMNGIWLNRYNQESINSTTKMIQDLRMLKNYLQINSIEL; this is encoded by the coding sequence TTGATTTTTTTCGATTTAGATGGAACCTTAATTGATCATAAGCAAGCAGAGATTTTAGGTGTTCATGGCTTTCTTCATGAATACAAGGAATACTTCAACTTCAAGGAAGATTTATTTTACGAGCATTGGTGTAAAATATCTAATAAACATTTTGCACGGTTTTTAAACAGAGATATTTCATTTCTACAACAACAAATTGAAAGAATAAAAGATGTATTCATACTATCTGGTATCAAGCTATCTGATAATGAAGCTGCTAAAAAGTTTAAAGTCTACCTAGAGTTATATGAAGAAAATCTTATGCCTTATGATGATGTGCTTCCTTGCTTAAACTCACTTAAAGACAAAAGATTAGGAATAATCAGCAATGGAGCTTTAAAACAACAGCTACTTAAACTTAGCAAGATAGGAAATGAAATTTGTTTTGACCCGATTATAGTTGCTGAGGAGGTAGGAGTTGCAAAACCCAATATCGATATATTTAGAATAGCTTGCATTAAAGCAAATGTCCAAGCTAAAGATTGTATTTATGTTGGTGATGATTTTAAAACAGATATTTTATCTTGCAGCACAGCAGACATGAATGGGATCTGGCTAAATAGATACAATCAAGAATCAATCAATTCCACAACAAAGATGATACAAGATTTAAGAATGTTAAAAAATTACTTACAGATAAACAGTATTGAACTGTAG
- a CDS encoding HAD family hydrolase encodes MKYLLWDFDNTLAYRDGMWSSTIHNLLLDYGYTNFKLEDVRPYLKTGFPWNFPELSHEEFFNGKQWWEHMSSHFCNILREIGIEADVAKSISDNIREKYLTPDKWYLYDDTISCLKISLERGYSNIVISNHVPELQELINALGISDYFIKVYSSAHVGFEKPNKKIYETAIMSLEDPESITMIGDNYFADVQGAKKAGIDAILVRKPNDYNYDKYFTTLKELADFI; translated from the coding sequence ATGAAATATTTATTATGGGATTTTGATAACACTTTAGCTTATAGGGATGGTATGTGGAGCAGTACAATCCATAATTTATTACTGGATTATGGTTATACGAATTTCAAGCTAGAAGATGTCCGGCCTTACTTGAAAACTGGCTTTCCGTGGAACTTCCCAGAACTCTCCCATGAAGAATTTTTTAACGGTAAACAATGGTGGGAACATATGAGTAGTCACTTCTGTAATATTTTAAGGGAAATTGGTATAGAAGCTGACGTAGCAAAGTCTATCTCAGATAATATAAGAGAAAAATACTTAACACCAGACAAATGGTACCTATATGATGATACTATCTCTTGTTTAAAGATTTCCTTGGAAAGGGGTTACTCAAACATTGTTATTTCAAACCATGTACCCGAACTACAAGAATTAATAAATGCTTTAGGCATTAGTGATTATTTTATAAAAGTTTATTCTTCTGCACATGTAGGTTTTGAAAAGCCTAATAAAAAAATATATGAAACTGCTATTATGTCCCTGGAAGACCCAGAAAGTATTACAATGATTGGTGATAATTACTTTGCTGATGTACAAGGTGCCAAAAAAGCAGGTATCGATGCCATTTTAGTTAGAAAACCTAATGACTACAACTATGATAAATATTTTACTACTCTAAAAGAATTGGCTGATTTTATCTAG
- a CDS encoding NUDIX domain-containing protein codes for MLEMIIGVRVFILDESERILLVKHSYESEEFWVIPGGGVEAGELTRDSGIREVKEETGLDVEIVRLLWTVEEISDKGMSYVNYFLGKIVGGKLALGGDPELSIDKQVLSDIDFFSREEVKELPVVYPEVLLGGFWDLLEEGTFNQNVWRQRPSVGFGIKE; via the coding sequence ATGCTGGAGATGATTATTGGGGTAAGGGTTTTTATTTTGGATGAATCAGAAAGAATATTATTAGTTAAACATTCATATGAATCAGAAGAATTTTGGGTTATACCTGGTGGCGGGGTTGAAGCTGGTGAATTAACCAGAGATTCAGGGATAAGAGAAGTAAAGGAAGAAACTGGCTTGGATGTTGAAATAGTTAGATTATTGTGGACTGTTGAGGAGATATCAGATAAAGGTATGAGTTATGTAAATTATTTTCTTGGGAAAATAGTCGGAGGCAAATTAGCATTAGGGGGAGATCCAGAACTTAGCATTGATAAGCAAGTGTTAAGTGATATTGATTTTTTCTCAAGGGAAGAAGTAAAGGAGCTGCCAGTAGTTTATCCAGAAGTACTTTTAGGTGGATTTTGGGATTTGTTAGAGGAGGGAACCTTTAACCAAAATGTTTGGAGACAACGACCTTCTGTTGGATTTGGAATAAAGGAGTAA
- a CDS encoding aminoglycoside adenylyltransferase domain-containing protein: MTYIPEEAKEIINNNIESLEAVLPDFLESYHIYGSISLGAFNTKESDIDFIAITKRKAMEKDIDILKNLHINIKKKFPKKSLDGMYLFKDDIEALNKKDSPCLRFNDGNFEGIVPFLRDSIDAFQLKKYGINIKGQSAKSLDYSVNFNILINNMYENLNTYWLNWMNKCKKFPSMDYINLLVNLKEIEWGVLGVSRLYYTFLEKDMTSKVGAGEYALKVFPQRWHKIINESMRLRKGVKTSYYSSLLQRRNDAIAYMDFVIGESNKGLSQNRK, translated from the coding sequence ATGACATATATACCTGAAGAAGCAAAGGAAATTATCAATAACAATATTGAGTCACTTGAAGCAGTGTTACCTGATTTTCTAGAGTCATATCATATATATGGCTCTATCTCACTAGGTGCATTTAATACTAAAGAGAGCGATATTGATTTTATAGCAATCACGAAAAGAAAAGCTATGGAAAAAGATATAGATATATTAAAAAACCTTCATATTAACATAAAAAAGAAGTTTCCTAAAAAAAGTCTAGATGGGATGTATTTATTCAAGGATGACATAGAAGCTTTAAATAAAAAAGACAGTCCTTGTCTTCGTTTTAATGATGGAAATTTTGAAGGCATTGTCCCATTCCTTAGAGATTCAATAGATGCCTTTCAATTAAAAAAGTATGGCATAAACATAAAAGGACAAAGTGCCAAGAGCTTAGATTACTCAGTAAACTTTAATATTTTGATTAACAATATGTATGAGAATCTTAATACCTATTGGCTTAATTGGATGAATAAGTGCAAAAAATTCCCCTCAATGGACTACATAAATCTACTTGTTAACCTAAAAGAAATTGAATGGGGAGTTTTAGGAGTTTCTAGGCTTTATTACACCTTCCTAGAAAAGGATATGACTTCAAAGGTTGGTGCTGGTGAATATGCATTGAAGGTTTTTCCTCAAAGGTGGCACAAAATTATCAATGAATCAATGAGATTGCGGAAAGGCGTCAAAACTTCTTATTATTCTTCGCTACTTCAAAGAAGGAATGATGCTATAGCTTATATGGATTTTGTAATTGGAGAAAGTAATAAAGGGTTGTCTCAGAATAGAAAATGA
- a CDS encoding DUF5808 domain-containing protein: MDGSMIFISIFSIVIFSIFYAIGSYINALSNKGIFFGVRMPLGYEKHENLLALKKDYTKRFNISFLIFVLVYAITIFLFKDYVFSTFFIAIFALLLLIHNNFYTIHKKVRQIKKEEVWKFESRKVVVVDLKGRKNTSENKTLSKGLYFILAAIVLVSFIIAFREDIIFLAIAQIVTTLVMLLAIYAINNTKQQLNGGEANELIEKNKRYKYYISLLMYIASLAVTLSFFFVILASADFISSPVIFISIIATTFIPMIIIVIGALLIGQGGKNLSVNSVNDEDKLIIDRDDDENYVLGCFYYNKNDPAVFVPKRIGIGTDLNYAKPGSKIFIGIVLAILIGSLISTFSLSHLVSTGVKEKSITIEANELSIEGMYGIKIPYESIYSIEMMETFPQDMTRKNGLAINHTLIGKFKSKAYDNCNLYIMDSRKPNLFIYTKEEKRIFINYENPDRTRELYDKIIEKIHNN; encoded by the coding sequence ATGGATGGTTCAATGATTTTTATCAGTATTTTTAGCATTGTTATTTTTTCAATTTTCTATGCCATAGGCTCATATATCAATGCCTTAAGCAATAAAGGAATATTTTTCGGAGTTAGAATGCCTCTTGGTTACGAAAAGCACGAAAATCTACTAGCCTTAAAAAAAGATTATACAAAGCGTTTTAATATAAGCTTCTTAATTTTCGTATTAGTTTATGCTATAACAATTTTTTTGTTTAAAGACTATGTCTTTAGTACTTTTTTTATAGCTATCTTTGCTTTGTTACTCTTGATCCATAACAACTTCTATACTATTCATAAAAAAGTTAGACAAATAAAAAAAGAAGAGGTTTGGAAGTTTGAGAGCAGAAAAGTTGTGGTGGTAGACTTAAAAGGAAGGAAAAATACTTCAGAAAATAAAACTTTAAGTAAGGGCTTATATTTTATTCTAGCAGCAATTGTTCTTGTAAGTTTTATAATAGCATTTAGAGAAGACATAATTTTCCTTGCTATTGCACAAATAGTCACTACATTAGTTATGTTATTAGCAATCTATGCTATAAATAATACTAAACAACAATTAAATGGCGGAGAAGCTAACGAGCTTATTGAAAAAAATAAACGATACAAATATTATATTTCCTTATTAATGTATATAGCTTCATTAGCTGTTACTTTAAGCTTTTTCTTTGTGATTTTAGCCTCTGCAGATTTCATATCATCACCAGTGATTTTTATAAGCATAATTGCTACTACTTTTATTCCAATGATCATAATTGTAATTGGTGCTTTATTGATAGGCCAAGGGGGTAAAAATCTATCTGTTAACAGTGTTAATGATGAAGACAAGCTCATTATAGATAGAGATGATGATGAAAACTATGTTCTTGGTTGTTTCTATTATAATAAGAATGACCCAGCTGTGTTTGTTCCAAAACGAATTGGTATAGGCACTGACCTTAACTATGCAAAACCTGGTTCAAAAATATTTATAGGTATTGTCTTGGCAATCTTGATAGGTTCATTAATCTCAACCTTTTCTTTATCTCACCTTGTGAGTACAGGTGTAAAAGAAAAATCAATTACTATTGAAGCTAATGAGCTTTCTATTGAGGGTATGTATGGAATTAAGATTCCTTATGAAAGTATCTATAGTATAGAGATGATGGAGACCTTCCCTCAGGATATGACTAGAAAAAATGGACTGGCAATAAATCATACATTGATAGGTAAATTTAAAAGCAAGGCATATGACAATTGCAATTTATACATAATGGATAGCCGCAAACCAAACTTATTTATATATACAAAGGAAGAAAAACGTATCTTTATAAATTATGAGAATCCTGATAGAACAAGAGAGTTATACGATAAAATCATAGAAAAAATTCACAATAATTAA
- a CDS encoding GntR family transcriptional regulator: MLIEINFESDIPIYTQLRNEILRGIASGKLAEGEILPSVRQLASDIGINMHTVNKAYNILKQEGFLTIDRRKGAVINTKNLRYKKETLINMEKELNPIIAEGICCDISKNDFIEMINKIYDDYKVEE; encoded by the coding sequence ATGCTAATAGAAATTAATTTTGAAAGCGATATACCTATCTACACCCAACTGAGAAATGAAATCCTAAGAGGAATTGCCTCTGGTAAACTTGCTGAAGGAGAAATTTTGCCATCGGTAAGACAACTAGCTAGTGATATTGGGATAAATATGCATACAGTAAATAAAGCTTATAACATACTAAAGCAAGAAGGTTTTCTAACCATAGACAGAAGAAAAGGGGCTGTGATTAACACTAAGAATCTGAGATATAAAAAAGAAACCTTGATCAATATGGAAAAAGAATTAAACCCAATAATTGCTGAAGGAATCTGCTGTGATATCTCAAAGAATGATTTTATAGAAATGATCAATAAAATCTATGATGATTATAAGGTGGAAGAATAA
- a CDS encoding class I SAM-dependent DNA methyltransferase, giving the protein MSFDQRAKTWDNDRRIKLAKIIATEIGNSLATNKELSAMEFGCGTGLISFNLYDKFKKITLIDSSKGMIDVLNAKIDEYKVSNMESLHLDITDENSLDIKFDVIYTSMVLHHIENTSSIINTFYKLLNEDGYLCIVDLDEEDGSFHKGHDDFHGHNGFNQEKLKDILIDAGFKAVESKTFYHGEKIVEDEKIDYSLFLMKSRK; this is encoded by the coding sequence ATGAGTTTTGATCAACGTGCAAAAACTTGGGATAATGATAGAAGAATTAAGTTAGCAAAAATAATTGCAACAGAAATAGGTAATTCACTAGCTACTAATAAAGAACTTTCAGCTATGGAATTTGGGTGTGGGACTGGCCTTATAAGCTTTAACCTTTATGATAAATTTAAGAAAATCACTCTTATAGATTCCTCAAAAGGTATGATAGATGTATTAAATGCTAAAATTGATGAATATAAAGTAAGCAACATGGAATCTCTTCATTTAGATATAACTGATGAAAATTCCTTGGATATAAAATTTGATGTTATCTATACCTCTATGGTGCTACATCATATTGAAAATACTTCATCAATTATAAATACATTTTATAAATTGCTTAATGAGGATGGTTACTTGTGCATTGTAGATTTAGATGAAGAAGACGGTAGCTTCCACAAAGGACATGATGATTTTCATGGGCATAACGGATTCAACCAAGAAAAATTAAAAGATATTTTAATTGATGCTGGTTTTAAAGCTGTGGAATCAAAAACCTTTTACCACGGCGAAAAAATCGTAGAAGATGAAAAAATCGATTATTCCCTATTTTTAATGAAATCAAGGAAATAA